A region from the Arthrobacter roseus genome encodes:
- a CDS encoding diacylglycerol/lipid kinase family protein, whose product MTQRAALIVNPIKSTNDDVAKAVRDLSTSEGWDSPLEIETTAEDPGFGQAKEALAAGVDVVLAAGGDGTVRAVAHELAGTDVPLGLIPLGTGNLLARNLELPLNNIADATRRAMLGEDHQIDVVYATLDHADERHLFLVMAGIGFDAAVMADTNDVLKDRVGWLAYVDAGIRNLPGKPSKTRIAINGQAPMRRRLRSVMGGNCGKIQGGLEIFPGAKLDDGVLDIMTVAPSGAFGWIGVAAKLLRRNKGKDPAVEYFQGQSAEIDSEEPLEIQLDGDHLGQARHLAMELDAGVLTIRH is encoded by the coding sequence ATGACCCAACGTGCCGCGCTCATCGTCAATCCGATCAAATCCACGAACGACGACGTCGCCAAGGCGGTCCGCGACCTCTCCACGTCCGAGGGCTGGGACTCTCCACTGGAGATCGAGACGACGGCTGAGGACCCGGGTTTCGGACAGGCCAAGGAAGCGCTCGCCGCGGGGGTCGACGTCGTACTGGCCGCCGGTGGCGACGGCACCGTACGTGCAGTTGCGCACGAGCTCGCGGGAACCGATGTGCCGCTAGGCCTGATTCCGCTGGGCACGGGCAATCTGCTCGCCCGGAACCTGGAACTGCCACTGAACAACATTGCCGACGCCACACGGCGAGCCATGCTCGGCGAAGACCACCAGATCGACGTCGTCTACGCCACGCTTGACCACGCGGACGAACGTCACCTGTTTCTGGTGATGGCCGGAATTGGTTTTGACGCCGCCGTCATGGCAGATACCAACGACGTCCTGAAGGACCGGGTTGGCTGGTTGGCGTACGTAGACGCTGGCATCCGAAACCTTCCCGGAAAACCGTCCAAGACCCGCATAGCGATCAATGGACAGGCGCCGATGCGCCGCCGTCTGCGCAGCGTCATGGGCGGCAATTGCGGCAAGATCCAGGGTGGGCTGGAAATTTTCCCCGGTGCCAAGCTTGACGACGGCGTGCTGGACATCATGACGGTGGCGCCCAGTGGAGCGTTTGGTTGGATTGGTGTGGCCGCCAAACTGCTGCGGCGGAACAAAGGCAAAGACCCGGCCGTGGAATACTTTCAGGGCCAGAGCGCCGAGATCGATTCCGAGGAACCGTTGGAGATTCAGCTCGACGGCGATCATCTGGGACAGGCACGTCACCTCGCAATGGAACTCGATGCAGGCGTGCTGACCATCAGGCACTAG
- a CDS encoding HU family DNA-binding protein produces MAMNRSELVSAVAEKSGNSQTAVNGVLDAVFEVFANSVSNGEKITIPGWMAVERTDRAARQGRNPQTGETIQIAAGHSIKLTAGSKLKAAVSKK; encoded by the coding sequence TTGGCTATGAATCGTAGTGAACTGGTATCAGCAGTTGCAGAGAAGTCCGGAAACAGCCAGACCGCCGTCAACGGTGTTCTCGACGCTGTGTTCGAGGTCTTCGCCAACTCCGTATCAAATGGCGAGAAAATCACCATCCCCGGATGGATGGCAGTGGAGCGCACAGACCGTGCTGCCCGCCAGGGTCGTAACCCGCAGACCGGCGAGACCATTCAGATTGCAGCAGGCCACAGCATCAAGTTGACCGCTGGCTCCAAGCTGAAGGCTGCTGTCTCCAAGAAGTAA
- the rpmB gene encoding 50S ribosomal protein L28 — protein MAAHCQVTGAQPGFGHSISHSHRRNKRRFDPNIQKKRYWVPSLRRNVTLQLSVRGIKTIDVRGIESVIADLLAKGVKL, from the coding sequence ATGGCAGCACACTGCCAGGTGACAGGAGCTCAGCCGGGCTTTGGTCACAGCATTTCGCACTCGCACCGTCGCAACAAGCGTCGGTTCGACCCGAACATTCAGAAAAAGCGTTACTGGGTTCCGTCCCTGCGTCGTAACGTCACGCTTCAGCTGTCCGTCCGCGGCATCAAGACCATCGACGTCCGCGGTATCGAGTCAGTCATCGCAGACCTGCTCGCGAAGGGTGTGAAGCTCTAG
- the rpsN gene encoding 30S ribosomal protein S14: MAKKSKIARNEQRKLIVERYAAKRLELKKTLVDATASDEAREEARLGLQKLPRNASPIRVRNRDQIDGRPRGTLQKFGISRVRFREMAHAGELPGIKKSSW; the protein is encoded by the coding sequence ATGGCTAAGAAGTCCAAGATTGCACGCAACGAGCAGCGCAAGCTGATCGTCGAGCGTTACGCGGCGAAGCGCCTCGAACTCAAAAAGACGTTGGTTGACGCAACCGCTTCGGATGAAGCACGCGAAGAGGCTCGCCTCGGGCTGCAGAAGCTCCCTCGCAACGCTTCACCTATCCGCGTTCGTAACCGCGACCAGATTGACGGCCGTCCGCGCGGTACTCTGCAGAAGTTCGGCATCTCCCGTGTCCGTTTCCGCGAAATGGCGCACGCTGGCGAACTGCCGGGCATCAAAAAGTCCAGCTGGTAA
- a CDS encoding SIP domain-containing protein gives MTVESEKKVSTGQDAGRGEEARLLPSNQETVEAASADRAVSGRSLKAEKLTLAYDDHTVVHDLTVELPPGQVTVIVGANACGKSTLLRGLARLLKPASGTVMLDGRDIHSLPTKQVARTLGLLPQTPSAPDGITVADLVGRGRYPHQGWFRQWTPGDDAAVASALEATDTLELAERCVDELSGGQRQRVWIAMALAQETDILLLDEPTTFLDVAHQVEVLDLVFDLNRRTGTTVAIVLHDLNLAARYADHLIAMCKGSIIAQGAPADVVTEENVSRIFGLQSSVITDPVSGTPMVIPEGRHHRRPEQTKPSPTKSGPAKPRPVNAVGCFDVTVKCVERLGPNFRRVTFTGMDLAGFGVRGDTLDLRIKLIIPVQDRAPFDLKALIAESEDAGAGWYQTWLQVDPEVRGAMRTYTVREHRIVDGEHELDVDFVMHFDELGKGGPASQWAIKAAPGDTLSVIGPNIGAANCSTAGAYGGIEWSPGLAQRVLLAGDETAVPAIAAILESLPADMTGNAILEVPEPADFQDVRTPSGVEVTWLARGERPHGELLDAAVRRAVVLPGWAAVGRTPSASVKAGLPLGREPEFVDVDQAILWETPQRLDQAAIEATPNPDMPAGALPFYAWIAGEAAVVRELRRYLVRDVGIDRKQVAFMGYWRKGKSEA, from the coding sequence ATGACCGTTGAGTCAGAGAAGAAGGTCAGTACGGGCCAGGACGCAGGAAGAGGCGAGGAAGCCCGTCTGTTGCCCTCCAACCAGGAAACGGTCGAGGCAGCGTCTGCCGACCGTGCCGTGTCCGGTCGCTCGCTGAAGGCCGAGAAACTGACCCTCGCCTATGACGACCATACGGTGGTCCATGACCTCACGGTGGAGCTGCCGCCCGGTCAGGTTACGGTCATTGTCGGAGCCAATGCCTGCGGCAAGTCGACTCTCCTGCGCGGGCTTGCCCGCCTCCTCAAACCTGCGTCCGGAACGGTGATGCTGGATGGCCGGGACATCCATTCCCTGCCCACCAAGCAGGTTGCCAGAACCCTGGGACTGCTACCGCAGACGCCGTCGGCTCCGGATGGAATTACCGTGGCGGACCTCGTGGGCCGCGGACGCTACCCGCACCAGGGATGGTTCCGTCAGTGGACGCCGGGGGACGACGCCGCCGTCGCGTCAGCGCTGGAAGCGACGGACACGCTGGAGCTCGCTGAGCGCTGCGTGGATGAGCTGTCCGGCGGTCAACGTCAGCGCGTGTGGATCGCCATGGCCCTTGCACAGGAGACGGACATCCTGCTTCTGGACGAGCCCACCACCTTCCTCGATGTGGCGCATCAGGTTGAGGTTTTGGACCTCGTCTTCGACCTCAACCGCAGGACCGGCACCACCGTGGCCATTGTGCTGCACGATCTGAACCTCGCCGCTCGATACGCGGATCACTTGATCGCCATGTGCAAGGGCAGCATCATCGCCCAGGGTGCGCCCGCGGACGTCGTGACAGAAGAAAACGTCAGCCGGATATTCGGTCTGCAGTCCAGTGTCATCACGGACCCGGTATCCGGTACGCCCATGGTGATTCCGGAAGGCCGTCATCACCGCAGGCCGGAGCAAACTAAGCCGAGCCCCACAAAATCCGGCCCGGCCAAGCCCCGCCCGGTCAACGCCGTCGGCTGTTTCGATGTGACCGTGAAGTGCGTGGAACGCCTCGGCCCCAACTTCCGCCGCGTCACGTTCACGGGAATGGATCTGGCCGGGTTCGGCGTCCGGGGAGACACCCTGGATCTACGGATCAAGCTGATCATTCCGGTACAGGACCGGGCGCCGTTCGATCTCAAAGCGCTCATTGCGGAATCCGAGGATGCAGGCGCTGGCTGGTACCAGACGTGGCTACAGGTTGACCCTGAGGTGCGCGGTGCGATGCGCACTTACACGGTCAGGGAGCACCGGATTGTCGACGGCGAGCACGAGCTGGACGTTGATTTCGTGATGCACTTCGATGAGTTGGGCAAGGGTGGACCTGCATCCCAGTGGGCCATCAAAGCGGCGCCTGGAGACACACTGAGCGTCATAGGTCCCAACATCGGGGCCGCGAACTGCAGCACCGCCGGAGCATACGGTGGCATTGAGTGGAGCCCGGGTCTAGCGCAGCGGGTTTTGCTGGCTGGAGACGAGACAGCTGTTCCCGCAATTGCAGCGATTCTCGAGTCCCTGCCTGCGGACATGACGGGCAACGCCATTCTTGAGGTGCCCGAGCCCGCTGACTTCCAGGACGTGCGGACGCCGTCGGGTGTGGAGGTGACCTGGCTGGCACGAGGTGAACGCCCGCACGGTGAATTGCTCGATGCAGCGGTGCGACGCGCCGTCGTCCTGCCAGGTTGGGCTGCCGTTGGTCGTACGCCGTCAGCTTCGGTGAAAGCCGGGCTTCCGCTGGGAAGAGAACCCGAGTTCGTGGACGTGGATCAGGCCATACTGTGGGAGACGCCGCAGCGTCTGGATCAGGCTGCCATCGAAGCCACCCCCAACCCCGACATGCCAGCTGGTGCCCTACCGTTCTACGCGTGGATTGCGGGTGAAGCCGCAGTTGTTCGTGAGCTGCGCAGATACTTGGTGCGCGACGTCGGGATCGATCGCAAACAGGTGGCGTTCATGGGCTACTGGCGCAAAGGAAAATCTGAGGCGTAG
- a CDS encoding YihY/virulence factor BrkB family protein, protein MTKEANITAAKGRHAPAPDRADKPDAPTKIHKPVWKYVFKRTIREFTGDQCTDLAASLTYYMVLALFPALLALVSIVGLFGLGDAVTKTMTDLIGGAAPGSSTETLTSVIEGLSSSSGAGLVFIVGLAGALWSASGYVKAFGRAMNRIYEIEEGRPFWKLIPSQLLVTLIVVVMAAAGMVMLVVSGPIAESIGNVVGLGSTAVTVWSIAKWPVLALFAVIVIALLYHSTSNVKQPKFRWISIGAVIALLVLGVATVGFAFYVTSFGSYNATYGAIGGVIVLLLWFWISNISLLFGAEFDAELERGRELQAGIKAEDTLQLPPRDTAGIEKNAEKNEEVIEQGRRLRNNS, encoded by the coding sequence GTGACCAAGGAAGCGAACATCACGGCAGCGAAGGGGCGCCACGCTCCGGCGCCGGATAGGGCCGATAAGCCGGACGCGCCCACGAAAATCCATAAACCGGTGTGGAAATACGTGTTCAAGCGGACTATCCGTGAGTTCACGGGTGATCAATGCACCGATCTGGCCGCATCACTCACCTACTACATGGTTCTAGCTCTGTTTCCCGCGCTGTTGGCGCTGGTGTCCATCGTGGGCCTGTTCGGTCTGGGCGATGCCGTCACCAAAACGATGACGGATCTGATCGGTGGAGCGGCCCCAGGAAGCTCCACAGAGACACTCACCTCCGTCATTGAGGGGTTGAGCTCCTCTTCGGGCGCCGGACTCGTGTTCATCGTCGGTCTCGCTGGTGCACTCTGGTCTGCCTCGGGGTATGTCAAGGCCTTTGGGCGTGCTATGAACCGAATCTACGAGATTGAGGAAGGGCGCCCCTTCTGGAAACTCATCCCCAGCCAGCTCTTGGTGACGCTCATCGTCGTCGTCATGGCCGCCGCGGGAATGGTGATGCTTGTGGTCTCCGGTCCTATCGCTGAATCTATTGGGAACGTCGTCGGACTCGGGAGCACCGCAGTCACCGTCTGGAGCATTGCCAAATGGCCCGTGCTGGCGCTCTTCGCGGTCATCGTCATCGCGCTGCTTTACCACAGCACGTCCAACGTCAAGCAGCCAAAGTTTCGATGGATCAGCATTGGCGCCGTCATTGCGCTACTGGTGCTCGGTGTGGCCACTGTGGGGTTTGCGTTCTACGTGACGAGTTTTGGCAGTTACAACGCAACCTATGGCGCGATCGGTGGCGTGATCGTCCTGCTGCTGTGGTTCTGGATCAGCAATATTTCCCTTCTCTTCGGTGCCGAATTCGACGCTGAACTTGAACGCGGCCGTGAGCTGCAGGCGGGCATCAAAGCTGAAGACACGCTTCAGTTGCCTCCCCGCGACACAGCTGGCATAGAGAAGAACGCCGAGAAGAACGAGGAGGTCATCGAGCAGGGTAGACGCCTGCGCAATAACAGTTAG
- the rpmG gene encoding 50S ribosomal protein L33, translating to MAKDKDVRPIIKLKSTAGTGFTYVTRKNRRNNPDRMVLKKYDPKIRQHVDFREER from the coding sequence GTGGCAAAGGACAAGGACGTACGTCCCATCATCAAGCTGAAGTCCACTGCGGGCACCGGGTTCACTTACGTGACCCGTAAGAACCGCCGGAACAATCCGGACCGAATGGTTCTGAAAAAGTATGACCCCAAAATCCGTCAGCACGTTGATTTTCGAGAGGAGCGCTAA
- a CDS encoding DUF3618 domain-containing protein, whose product MSQSPDEIRSNIEQTRGRLGTDVDAVADKVSPSNVVHRQTDKVKSKLHDAKDAVMGSGHGGGRSAPGNSHQMGDRLHDAPDTVAQKTKGSPLAAGLIAFGAGLLVSSLIPPSQVESRLADEVKEKAQPLVDEAKDSAKQVAEDMKEPAREAVQDVKDSAQQSAENVKSEGQHAADDVKGRAQEGKDNMRDRSDR is encoded by the coding sequence ATGAGCCAGTCACCAGATGAGATCCGAAGCAACATTGAACAAACTCGAGGCCGCCTTGGCACCGACGTTGATGCCGTAGCGGACAAGGTTTCGCCGTCGAACGTTGTTCACCGCCAGACGGACAAGGTGAAGAGCAAACTGCACGACGCCAAGGACGCGGTCATGGGGTCGGGGCACGGCGGAGGCCGGTCGGCGCCTGGGAACTCTCACCAAATGGGAGACAGGCTTCACGACGCGCCGGACACAGTGGCGCAGAAGACCAAGGGTAGTCCGCTGGCCGCTGGGCTCATCGCCTTTGGCGCTGGGCTGCTGGTGTCTTCGCTGATCCCGCCGAGCCAAGTCGAGTCGCGGCTGGCCGATGAGGTCAAGGAGAAAGCGCAGCCACTCGTCGATGAGGCGAAAGACAGCGCGAAACAGGTGGCCGAGGACATGAAGGAACCGGCCAGGGAAGCTGTTCAGGACGTGAAGGACAGCGCCCAGCAGAGCGCCGAGAACGTCAAGTCGGAGGGGCAGCATGCCGCCGACGACGTCAAGGGGCGCGCCCAGGAGGGCAAAGACAACATGCGCGATCGCAGCGATAGGTAG
- a CDS encoding peptidoglycan DD-metalloendopeptidase family protein: MTHSTHHGRRCVQSAKAPMRHQFFTVAGSVLALAGLVAGSTIAEPAAPLGHVASANSPDTDQVHADDDASVDFQRTSSITSESQGTAGDKPAGPATVSSSIEPTGLSEPLASAHLASFFGTRANPLGNTATDFHRGVDYSGACGAAVLASDDGVVAEAGWHPFGGGQRVVVEHGDGMKTTYNHLSAIGVAVGEKLTRGATLGAIGSTGNSTGCHLHFEVMVNDNVVDPLGFL, from the coding sequence GTGACTCATTCAACCCACCATGGACGCCGTTGCGTCCAGTCCGCCAAAGCTCCGATGCGACACCAGTTTTTCACCGTCGCTGGCAGCGTTCTGGCACTTGCCGGTCTCGTCGCAGGCAGCACGATCGCGGAGCCAGCCGCACCCCTGGGACACGTGGCCTCCGCCAACTCCCCAGACACTGACCAGGTCCACGCTGACGACGACGCTTCCGTCGACTTTCAACGCACCTCCTCGATCACGAGCGAGTCACAAGGCACAGCGGGGGACAAGCCAGCAGGCCCCGCCACAGTGTCCTCCAGCATCGAGCCAACCGGGCTCTCAGAGCCGCTGGCGAGCGCGCACCTTGCGTCGTTCTTCGGCACGAGGGCCAACCCGCTCGGAAATACCGCTACCGATTTCCACCGTGGCGTCGATTACTCGGGTGCGTGCGGGGCGGCGGTGCTCGCATCTGACGACGGGGTTGTCGCCGAAGCTGGCTGGCACCCCTTCGGGGGCGGGCAACGGGTCGTTGTCGAGCACGGCGACGGTATGAAGACCACTTATAACCATCTGAGCGCGATCGGTGTGGCCGTGGGCGAAAAGCTAACCCGTGGTGCAACTCTGGGTGCCATAGGCAGCACCGGCAACTCCACCGGTTGTCACCTGCACTTTGAGGTCATGGTGAACGACAACGTCGTGGACCCGCTGGGCTTCCTGTAG
- a CDS encoding phage holin family protein, producing the protein MPETPAEEKAEHTSLGDLLGDVSRDVSTLMRQEMALAKAEIRESATLAGKGAGMLAGAGVAGHFVLLFLSVAVWLAIGSLTGLGWAALIVAVIWAIIAAVLAVAGKKNLTSVKGAPQTAETVKEIPQTLKPNGDRP; encoded by the coding sequence ATTCCAGAAACTCCGGCCGAGGAAAAGGCTGAGCACACCTCCCTCGGAGACCTGCTCGGCGACGTCAGTCGCGACGTTTCCACCCTCATGCGGCAGGAAATGGCGCTCGCGAAGGCTGAAATCCGTGAGTCAGCCACGCTCGCAGGCAAGGGAGCAGGGATGCTGGCGGGAGCCGGCGTCGCCGGTCATTTTGTCCTGCTGTTTCTGTCCGTGGCCGTTTGGTTGGCCATCGGATCGCTGACCGGCCTGGGTTGGGCGGCCCTCATCGTAGCTGTCATCTGGGCGATCATCGCCGCGGTCCTGGCAGTGGCGGGCAAGAAAAATTTGACATCAGTCAAGGGTGCGCCGCAGACCGCCGAGACGGTCAAGGAAATTCCGCAGACACTGAAACCGAACGGGGATAGACCATGA
- a CDS encoding FecCD family ABC transporter permease, protein MRPGEKIRHGRRTSSRRGRVIIGVLAGLTAVLFAVSILLGTYTVTIPDFFRILGGEQIPGATFIVMDVKLPRATVGVMVGVAFGIAGAIFQTMLRNPLASPDIIGISYGASAAAVSAIVIFGASGIAISWAALLGALVVAGAIYSLSRRGGVAGYRLILVGIGFAAVLQAVVSYLITRTDARTAQDALVWMSGSLNPATWDRAGILGLTLVVLLPATVVLSRSLGGLELGDDAAAGLGVQVEPARLGLIIAGVALCAVATAAAGPVAFIAFLSGPIARRLLRGRGSLPAAGLVGAVIVLGADFIAANMISGVSLPVGVITGALGAPFLLWLLATSNRTGQGG, encoded by the coding sequence ATGAGGCCAGGCGAAAAGATTCGTCACGGCCGCCGCACATCATCCCGCCGCGGCCGCGTGATCATCGGTGTGCTCGCTGGACTGACCGCTGTGTTGTTCGCGGTCTCCATCCTTCTGGGCACCTACACCGTGACCATTCCCGATTTTTTTCGCATTCTGGGCGGCGAACAGATTCCCGGGGCCACGTTCATCGTCATGGATGTCAAACTGCCCAGAGCCACCGTGGGCGTCATGGTCGGCGTCGCGTTCGGAATTGCTGGTGCCATCTTCCAGACCATGCTCCGCAATCCGCTGGCCAGCCCAGACATCATCGGCATCAGCTACGGGGCAAGCGCCGCCGCGGTTAGCGCTATCGTGATTTTCGGGGCATCGGGCATCGCCATTTCGTGGGCGGCTCTTCTCGGAGCCCTCGTTGTTGCTGGCGCCATCTACAGCCTGTCGCGGCGCGGCGGAGTGGCCGGGTACCGGCTGATTCTGGTGGGCATCGGTTTCGCTGCAGTGCTGCAGGCCGTAGTCAGTTACCTCATCACCCGCACGGATGCGCGGACAGCGCAGGACGCCCTCGTCTGGATGAGCGGATCCCTCAATCCCGCCACCTGGGACCGCGCTGGCATTCTTGGGCTGACGCTGGTGGTGCTCCTGCCCGCAACGGTTGTCCTGTCCCGGAGCCTAGGTGGACTGGAACTGGGCGACGACGCCGCTGCCGGCCTCGGCGTCCAGGTGGAACCAGCGAGGCTGGGATTGATCATCGCCGGCGTCGCCCTGTGTGCAGTGGCGACGGCGGCTGCCGGGCCCGTTGCGTTCATCGCGTTTTTGTCGGGGCCGATCGCCCGCCGTCTCCTGCGGGGGCGTGGGTCGCTGCCGGCGGCCGGGCTGGTGGGAGCCGTCATCGTACTTGGCGCGGACTTTATTGCCGCGAACATGATTTCCGGAGTATCACTGCCGGTAGGAGTCATTACGGGTGCCCTGGGCGCGCCGTTCCTGCTGTGGCTGCTGGCGACGTCCAATCGAACCGGCCAGGGAGGCTGA
- a CDS encoding Vms1/Ankzf1 family peptidyl-tRNA hydrolase: MTATARKTPLSECSALFRQPGPWCSVYIDASTGTVDSLRAHDVIPENVHNELQRAGASKADVKAVDQALRESSKGLPDPVSQVLLVRDGEVALNERFHGHLVMKSFVTVDTVPHLVPLLRHRPEQFPYVVAEVSRDGGEVRLAYAGTTAAGRSVEVEGSTENLKKVPGGGWSQGGLQHRTENIWKVNASEVAAEIDRVVYEVHPKLVIIAGDVRARQLVRDQLAKESAVVASVVESHTRTGGADHHEFNLQVESLVAQKLAEVQEELLNRLRMQEGQANPRAATGIGAVVTALQQAQVDVLMIQASEWQDSTLLALDAEPWVATSDGERAGAGVLGEVPAQSALVRAAALTDCRVLFLPDGVLDKDESVSALLRWSTGPNVPGS, from the coding sequence ATGACCGCAACGGCACGTAAAACTCCCCTCTCCGAATGCTCTGCGTTGTTCCGGCAGCCGGGACCGTGGTGCTCTGTGTATATAGATGCCAGTACAGGCACCGTCGATTCCCTGCGTGCCCACGACGTCATTCCGGAAAATGTGCATAATGAACTTCAGCGTGCAGGAGCTTCAAAGGCAGACGTGAAAGCTGTTGATCAGGCTCTCCGTGAATCATCAAAGGGCCTGCCGGATCCCGTCTCGCAGGTACTTCTCGTGCGCGACGGCGAAGTCGCGCTGAACGAGCGGTTCCACGGACACCTGGTGATGAAGTCATTCGTCACGGTGGACACAGTTCCACATCTGGTGCCGTTGCTGCGACACCGCCCAGAGCAGTTTCCCTACGTTGTGGCCGAGGTAAGCCGCGACGGCGGCGAAGTGCGGCTCGCTTACGCAGGAACGACGGCGGCTGGCCGGTCAGTGGAGGTGGAGGGGTCCACAGAGAATCTGAAGAAGGTTCCAGGCGGCGGCTGGTCTCAGGGCGGACTGCAGCACCGCACGGAGAACATCTGGAAGGTCAACGCGTCCGAGGTCGCCGCGGAGATCGACCGTGTGGTCTATGAGGTTCACCCCAAACTCGTCATTATCGCCGGTGACGTCCGGGCGCGGCAGCTGGTCCGGGATCAGCTTGCCAAGGAAAGCGCCGTCGTCGCCTCCGTCGTTGAAAGTCATACCCGAACCGGTGGCGCTGATCATCACGAGTTCAATCTCCAGGTGGAGTCGCTTGTGGCACAGAAGCTGGCGGAGGTTCAAGAGGAGTTGCTGAACCGGCTGCGGATGCAGGAGGGGCAGGCAAATCCCCGGGCAGCCACGGGTATTGGCGCAGTGGTTACCGCACTGCAGCAAGCGCAGGTGGACGTGTTGATGATTCAGGCCAGCGAATGGCAGGACTCGACGCTACTGGCGCTCGATGCGGAACCGTGGGTGGCTACGTCCGACGGCGAGCGGGCTGGGGCGGGTGTGCTCGGTGAGGTTCCGGCGCAGTCGGCGCTGGTTCGGGCTGCGGCGCTGACTGACTGCAGGGTGTTGTTCTTGCCCGATGGGGTCTTGGACAAGGACGAATCGGTGTCGGCGCTGCTCCGTTGGTCAACGGGCCCGAACGTTCCTGGAAGCTGA
- a CDS encoding GDSL-type esterase/lipase family protein yields the protein MEMTQRYVALGDSFTEGVGDRDESRPNGVRGWADRVAEQLILADPAAGYANLAIRGRKLRQIMDEQVDAALALEPTLVSIYGGGNDILRPRVDIDALLTTYEDGVARLRNSGAKVILFTGFDSSASAVFGKTRGRTAIYNELVREIAENHGADIVDYWRMREFRDWRYWDTDRLHMSTAGHTLMARKVLDVMRTSHRIDVPGLETRPALGRLRQLRADAQWAREYVGPWMGRRLRGVSSGDSLNPKFPTITRNLDASSITS from the coding sequence GTGGAAATGACGCAACGATATGTGGCACTGGGTGATTCATTCACCGAAGGCGTGGGAGACCGGGATGAGTCGCGGCCGAACGGGGTCCGCGGCTGGGCAGACCGGGTAGCGGAGCAGCTCATCCTTGCAGATCCGGCCGCCGGCTACGCCAATCTGGCTATCCGAGGGCGCAAGCTTCGCCAGATCATGGACGAGCAGGTGGACGCGGCGCTCGCGCTGGAGCCAACCCTGGTCAGTATCTACGGCGGCGGAAACGATATTCTTCGGCCACGGGTAGACATCGATGCGCTCCTGACAACGTACGAGGACGGTGTGGCCCGCCTCCGCAACTCCGGTGCGAAGGTCATCCTCTTCACCGGTTTTGATTCGTCAGCGTCCGCTGTGTTTGGGAAGACGCGCGGACGGACGGCCATCTACAACGAACTTGTCCGCGAGATTGCAGAGAATCACGGCGCCGACATCGTGGACTACTGGCGCATGCGGGAATTCCGCGACTGGCGGTACTGGGACACTGATCGCCTGCACATGTCCACTGCCGGCCACACCCTGATGGCCCGCAAAGTACTTGACGTGATGCGCACTTCGCACAGGATTGATGTTCCGGGCCTCGAAACGAGGCCGGCACTGGGCCGCCTGCGGCAGTTGCGCGCCGATGCCCAGTGGGCGCGTGAGTACGTTGGCCCGTGGATGGGGCGACGTCTGCGCGGAGTCTCATCGGGAGACAGTCTCAACCCAAAGTTCCCAACGATCACGCGCAACCTTGACGCCAGCTCAATAACTTCCTGA
- a CDS encoding DUF6480 family protein, whose amino-acid sequence MSSANPDPEEDNITGLTPGGSVQPGDTPPAEASTAGPQGHEEHGPKKGFSAVWLVLIGIVVALVLVLIVGQISSLF is encoded by the coding sequence ATGAGCAGCGCGAATCCGGACCCGGAAGAGGACAACATCACGGGCCTGACCCCCGGCGGTAGCGTTCAGCCCGGGGACACACCACCGGCCGAGGCTAGTACCGCCGGGCCACAGGGGCACGAGGAACACGGCCCAAAGAAGGGCTTCTCTGCGGTATGGCTGGTGCTCATCGGCATCGTTGTTGCGCTGGTGCTGGTCCTGATCGTGGGACAAATCTCCAGCCTGTTCTAA